Proteins encoded together in one Sinorhizobium sp. B11 window:
- a CDS encoding DUF4126 family protein: MFLLLALLIGVIAGLRAMTAPAAVAWGAALGWFDVSQTPLAFMGYQWTPWIFTVLAVVELITDQLPTTPSRKVPVQFGARIVMGALSGAVIGAASSLLFGGLLAGVIGAVIGTLGGAAVRSKLAASFGQDRPAALIEDAVAVIGAIIIAWAV, encoded by the coding sequence ATGTTTCTGCTGCTCGCACTTCTGATCGGCGTCATTGCCGGTCTTCGCGCCATGACCGCACCTGCCGCTGTCGCCTGGGGCGCGGCGCTCGGCTGGTTCGATGTCTCCCAGACACCGCTCGCCTTCATGGGCTACCAGTGGACACCGTGGATTTTCACGGTGCTGGCTGTCGTCGAGCTCATCACTGACCAGCTGCCGACCACCCCCTCGCGCAAGGTGCCCGTCCAGTTCGGCGCACGCATTGTTATGGGCGCACTTTCCGGCGCAGTCATCGGCGCGGCCAGCAGCCTGCTCTTCGGAGGCCTTCTCGCCGGCGTCATCGGCGCTGTCATCGGCACGCTTGGCGGGGCTGCGGTGCGCAGCAAGCTCGCGGCCTCTTTCGGCCAGGATCGCCCGGCAGCCCTGATAGAGGATGCCGTGGCCGTCATCGGCGCCATTATTATCGCGTGGGCAGTCTGA